The following nucleotide sequence is from Alteromonas sp. V450.
CATGGTGTCAAAGCCGATGCCGTTTAAGGTAATGTCATAGTTCGCTAATACATTTTTGTCGTATTTGATGTGCTGGCCTACTTTGACCACGGTGTCCGATTCTAAAATAGGTTTTAATGCGTTTAATACAAATTCTCGTGATAGCTGGGCGGGGGCATCTGGGTAATCGTGAGCAACAGGCACATAAGCAGCTTCACCTTCTTCTATACAAAATGAAACACCCACTAACTCTGCATCCATGTAGTTAAGGCTGGTTGTCTCGGTATCAAAAGCGATTAGCTCGGCTTTTTCAAGCTTTGCAACCCAAGCATTGAAGCGCTCTTCATCAAGTACGGTCTCGTATTTCGACTTATCTATCTCTACCGATTCACTTTGTTCGCTCTCGTCTGCACTATCGCTTTTTTCTTCGTCGGCGTTTGCATTGGCACTAGAGGTATCTCCGCCGGCTAAAAGTGCGCTTACTTCTGCGTGCCAGCGTTTGAACTCATATTCCGCAAACAAATCGCGAAGTTGTTCATTATCGGCTTGGCATGGCATCAGCGCTTCAACATCATAGTCGAGATCAAGATCGATACTGATAGTAGCTAAGGTATAAGAAAGTCGAGCTTGCTCTTCGTACTCTTGCATTTTCGCTGCCATCGACTTGCTGCCTCTAAACGACAGGTCGGCAATTTTATCTAGATTCTTATAGATGTCATCGATACCACCAATACCGTTTAACAAGGCTTGCGCACTTTTATCACCAACACCAGGTACGCCTGGAATGTTATCAACTTTATCGCCTTTGAGTGCAAGGAAGTCGATCACTAGCTCTGGTGGAATGCCAAATTTCGTATTAACACCTTCAACATCCATTAACTGGTTTGTCATGGTGTTAATTAAGGTGACATGTTCATTTACCAGCTGCGCCATGTCCTTATCACCCGTGCTGATAAGGGTATCGATACCTTTTTCTGTAGCGTGTTTCGCTAATGTACCGATCACGTCGTCTGCCTCTACACCCGATTCAACAATAACTGGTAAACCCATTGCTTTAATGATGGCATGTAGTGGTTCGATCTGGCTCCTAAGCTCCTCAGGCATAGGGGGCCGGTTCGCTTTGTACTCTTTATAGATGTCATCGCGAAAAGTCTTGCCTTTAGCATCAAAAATCACCGCCATATGCGTTGGGTTGTATTGTTTGATCAAGCTTTTAAGCATGTTCACAACACCATAAATAGCACCGGTGTCTTGGCCTTTTGAGTTGGTTAATGGTGGTAGACCGTGAAAGGCACGAAAAAGATATGACGATCCATCGACAAGAATAAATGGAGGCTTTTTAGAATCAGGCATAGATGGCGATTTTCCAATAGACAATATGAGCGCAAGGATGCCACAGCCACATCCAGATCGCTATATCATGACGAAAGATTAGCACGTATCAACGGTGCTACGCACATTGTGGATAACTTTGTGATCTAAATTTTAAGGCATAGCGATCTGAGCGATCAAATCAATGTGCTTGATCACTCTCTAGCGTAATAAAGACAAGGGAATGCTTGATAGGTGTGAAAACAGCATACCTGCTACGTATCATTCCTTATTTTGTGGATAACTTGGTGAAGTATTTTTTTAGTTTAACCAAGCTGGTCGAGTAATGTAGCATATCCATTTACAATGTATATACGTATTATTAAGAACTTTTTTTAAACGATTGTGCGTTTAATAGCCAAATAATGAATAAGTAGTAATCATAATGCCCAGGAGAAGATTATGAAGAAAGTTGCAGTTATTTTAAGCGGAAGCGGTGTGTTCGACGGCGCTGAATTACATGAGGCTGTTTTTACGCTGCTTGCCATTGAATTAGAGGGAGCAACTTATCAATGTTTTGCTCCTGATGTTAACCAGCTACATGTTATTAATCATCTTACTGGCGAGGTTGCTGAAGGGGAAGTTAGAAATGTGCTCGTTGAATCTGCTCGTATAGCGCGAGGCGAGATAAAGCCAGTAACAGAATGCAACGTTGATGATTTTGATTATTTGATTTTACCTGGCGGTTTTGGCGCAGCAAAAAATTTATGCACCTTTGCCGTAGATGGAGATAACTGCGCATTTAACCAAGATGTTTTAAGCGTATGTAGTGCCTTTGCAAAAGCTAAAAAACCGTCTGCTTACGCATGTATTGCGCCCGCTCTAGCGGCGAAAGTGTATGGTAACCAAACAAAGCTGACTGTTGGAAATGATACCGATACCGCAGCCGGATTAAATGCACTGGGTGCTTCGCATGTTAGTTGCGCAGTTGATGATGTGGTTGTTGATAATACTGCTAAGCTAGTAACAACGCCTGCCTATATGCTGGCGCAAAATATAACTCAAGCTCATTCGAGCATAAGTAAAATGGTAAAAACAGTCCTTGCTATGAAGTAATCTCTTAGGCAAGAAGTACTTACTTTGTTAATGGTTAAAAAATGTGGGGCTACAGTGGTTTCCCCACATTAGTTATAGCCCTATAATCAAATTTCTAATTGCTGCGCCACTATAAGAACAAAGGCTACGTCTATTATGCACTACCGCGCCATTATAAGAATACTAGGGTTATTAATAGCGTTATTCAGCGTAACCATGATCCCACCAGCCATTGTGTCATTGATTTACCAAGACGGAAGCGGTTTACCCTTTACGTTGGCCTTCTTTTTGTGTGTGTTAGGTGGAATGGCATTATGGTATCCGAACCGTCAGCAGAAAAATGATTTAAGGGCGCGAGAAGGCTTCCTAATTGTAGCGTTATTCTGGTCAGTACTGGCCAGTGTCGGTGCTATTCCCCTTATTCTGTTAGAACAGCCAAGTATGACAATAACAGATGCGTTTTTTGAGTCATTCTCAGGCTTGACAACTACAGGTGCCACAGTTATCGAAGGGATTGATTTCCTGCCTCATTCAGTACAGTTTTATCGGCAGCAACTTCAATGGCTTGGTGGTATGGGTATCATTGTTTTGGCCGTAGCGATACTGCCTATACTTGGTGTTGGTGGTATGCAGCTGTATCGCGCTGAAACACCTGGTCCGGTGAAAGATAACAAAATGACACCGCGGATTGCCGATACTGCAAAACATCTTTGGTATATCTATTTATCAATTACTATCGCTTGTGCAGTGGCATACTGGCTGTCAGGCATGAGTGTTTTCGACGCCATTTGCCATTCTTTTTCGACGGTCGCAATTGGCGGCTTCTCGAATCATGATGCTAGTTTAGGCTACTTTAATAGCCCAATGGTGAATGTAGTATGTACCGTGTTTCTACTTATAGCAGCGCTTAACTTTTCTTTACATTATGCTGCTGTGAGTTCCCGTTCGGTTAAAGGGTATTTTAAGGACCCCGAATTTAAAGCATTTTTTATTATTCAAGCGACTTTAATCGGCATTTGTTTCCTGGTACTTACGCTTTCTGGCTACTACACATCTGCAGAGCAAGCGTTAGACCAAGCAATGATACAAGCTGTTTCTATCAGTACTACAGCCGGTTTTGCAACGACAGATTTTTCCGTCTGGCCAACCTTTCTTCCGATTATGCTTATTTTTTCAAGCTTTATAGGTGGGTGTGCAAGTTCAACAGGCGGCGGACTTAAGGTAGTTAGGGTTTGCCTACTATTTTTACAAGGTAAGCGTGAAGTTGACCGACTTATCCATCCAAAAGCCGTTTACAGCGTAAAGTTTGGAGACAGAGCGATGCCCGATAGAGTGGTTGAGGCGGTTTGGGGTTTCTTTTCAGCTTACGCGGTAGTGTTTGTTATTATTATGATTGGACTTATTGCAACCGGCTTAGACAACTTAAGTGCGTTTACTGCGACAGCGGCAATGTTAAATAACCTTGGGCCTGGTTTAGGAAGCGTAGCGTCTAATTATGCTGATGTAACTGATGCAGGTAAATGGATTTTAGTTGTGGCAATGGTATTCGGTCGTCTTGAAGTATTTTCACTGCTGGTATTATTTTCACCTACTTTCTGGCGAAGTTAACTTTTAGAGTGGCGTTTAGGCAAGGCACAAAGTAGCCACTTTGCGTGGCTACTTATCGATAAAAAATTAGAAAAACGATGCCATAGCATAAGCCGTTTTATCAAACATTAAAGGCTGTGCTTCTTCCAGTTCCAAATTTGCTTTGTTAGCAGTGGTCACTACGCGTGTACGATACTCTTTTTGGTTGGATACTTCAGAAGAGGTTTGAGTTGAAGCGCCGTCGTCAGAGATTTTCGTGTTAATTTTTGAATCTTTACGAACAATAACACCTTTTTTAGCTCTTTCTTTAATTTGGATATCTGCGACTAAAAGGTAGGTCACATCTTTAACCATAGCATTTGCAGCGGTGGAAACTAGCCCACCAATTATGCCACCTGCTGCTGCTTGTCGGTAACCGCCACCACCAGCATAGGCCGCAGCAGATCCTATCGTTACTCCTTGAAAGCCAGAAGCGAGATAGTTTTCGGCCGCAGAAGGCGACGCTTTTTCAAGATTGCGAACGAAAACACTCATTGTGTATTGTGCATCATCAGGAGAATCAACAAATGTATAACCGTTACCGCTGCTAGATATTTGGCTATTCAGTGCTGTTCTAAATGCATTCCTGTCAAATTCCATTACCGCAGAGCGTACTTCTAAGTATATTTTGCGTTTCTCTGGCGGAACAGGGTCAACGAAAATTGATGTGCTTAGCTTTGTTTGTACGTCTAAATCCTTTTTAGCAATAGAGGTATGCACTGCAGCACAACCACTAAGAGCAAGCAAAGCAATAGATAAAAAGGCAGCTTTAATGTGATGAGCCCTTACGTTCATGATATTTCCTTATAAAAAAGATTGGGTTTATTGAAGTTAGTAATAACGTCCGTAATAGCGGTAGTAATATCTGCAGTTACGATACTCACGCCAGTTGTAGCGCAGTAAGTCACGGCACGTGTAGCCAGGTCGCCAATTAGTGCCTTGGTATTCTTGAGGTTTTTCTCCCTTCTCGAGCATACTTTTTATGTATGCATCCACCTCTTCCGGTTTTTCAGCTAGGAAGGGTTTCGACATCACTTCAGCATTAAGCTGCGCTTGCATTTTTGCGAGTTCATCTTCTTCTGAGGATTGAGATAAAGCGTGTGCTGAGAGTACACTGCAAACTATCGCTAAAAATAAACTCTTGAAATTAGATAGGCGCAGTTGTAGAGAATTTTTTGATGAAAAAAGTTGGGGCATAACCGTTAGTCCTTTAACGCATAAGATATGCTAAGTATGGACCAAAAATTGTTCTATTGGTAGCCGAAATATGAAATAAAATTCACTTATTTTTTACATTGAATTACGGCCTTTTCTTCTTCAAAAGCCCTTTATGATTAGAAGCAAGCACTTAAAAAGTTAACTGCCGGATTATCCGAAGAAAAACGCGCTGGGCTGGAATAGCTTTTCAACATCACCAATGTATTTTTTGTCTACTAAGAAAAGAATAACGTGGTCATTTGGTTCTATTTTTGTGTCACTGTGTGCAATGATAACCTGGTCGTCACGCACTACGGCACCAATGGTTGTGCCTGGGGGAAGCTTAATATCACCAATTTGTTTGCCAATAACCTTTGATGTGTTTTCATCGCCGTGTGCAATGGCTTCGATAGCCTCGGCTGCGCCACGTCGTAGTGAGTATACGTTGACAATGTCACCGCGGCGAACATGAGTTAAAAGCGCTGAAATTGTGGCTTGTTGCGGAGAAAATGCGATATCAATTTCACCACCTTGTACCAGGTCGACGTAAGCGCTGCGTTGGATAAGTACCATCGCCTTCTGAGCGCCCATGCGTTTAGCGAGCATGGCAGACATAATATTTGCTTCATCGTCGTTAGTAACAGCAATAAAGGCGTCAACTTGTTCGATATTTTCTTCGCTAAGCAACTCAGGATCAGACGCATCACCAATAAAAACTATGGTTTTGTCCAGGTTTGCAGATAGGTATTTCGCACGCTCAGGACTGTACTCTATCAATTTAACGTTATGATCATGTTCTAGCTTTTTTGCTAGGCCCGCACCAATTAAGCCGCCACCTGCGATCATAATTCGTTTATAGCTCGACTCTAGTTTTTGCAGCTCACTCATTACTGCACGGATGTGCTTGGTTGCGGCTATGAAAAAGACCTCATCGTCTGCCTCTATTACCGTAGTACCCAAGGGGCGAATAGGGCGACCACGACGATAAATTGCTGCAACTCTCGTCTCAACGTTCGGCATGTGGTCCTTTAATGCAGACAACGCATGGCCGACTAACAAGCCACCGTAATAAGCCTTTACTGCAACCAGGCTCGCTTTGCCTTCTGCAAATTCGACCACTTGCAGTGCGCCAGGGTAATCGATTAAACGTTTAATTGCCTTTGTAACCAGTTGCTCTGGCGCAATAATATGGTCTACAGGAATGTCTTGTTGCTTGTACAGCTGCTCTTGATAAATGATGTACTGCTCTGAACGGACTCTCGCTATCTTCGTTGGTGTCTTAAATAGGCTATAGGCAACCTGACAAGCTAGCATATTACTTTCATCGCTGTTAGTTACCGCTATCAACATGTCAGCATCTTCGGCACCGGCTTTTCGCAATACATCGGGGTGTGAGCCGACACCGGTGACCACTTGCAAGTCGAGACGATCTTGAAGTGCGCGCAGAATAGTTGGGTCAGAATCTATAACCGTGATTTCGTTATTTTCACCCACTAAATTCTCAGCGAGTGTACCGCCTACTTGGCCTGCGCCCAAAATGATGATTTTCATCGTTGTTATTTTGCCTTGCTAAGATGTTGATTCACATGCGCCTAATGAGACTTTATCAGCCTCGCATAATAGAAACCATCCATTTGTTCTTCGCCGGGGAGAATTTGGCGACCAGGTTTGTCGTTTGTTTCGGTTTTCGTTAGTGCGACTAATTTTGCATCTGCAGTATCCTGTAAAAACGACTTAATTTGTAAGCGATTTTCTTTTGGGAGAATGGAACAGGTAGCATAAAGCAAGGTTCCACCAGGCTTTAGCAAGCCCCATAATGCATCTAGTATTTGGCGTTGCAAACGCGCCAAGTTATCAATATCAGTCGATTTGCGAAGCCAGCGAATATCAGGGTGTCTGCGAATTACACCGGTGGCCGAACACGGCGCGTCGAGCAATATCTTGTCAAATAACTTGCCGTCCCACCAATCAGCGGGTGTCGCGGCGTCACCTTGTTTAATATCAACATTGTGTTTTAGCCGCGTCATGTTTTCTTTAACGCGTTCTAAACGGCTTGCATCTGCATCAAGTGCTAACAAGTAGCCAAGCGCTGGCGTTAGTTCTGCGATATGACCTGTTTTTCCTCCAGGTGCCGCACAACAATCTAAAACGCGTTCACCTTCTTTTACCTCAAGATAATGTGCAGCTAACTGAGCAGCGCCGTCTTGAACGGCGAAAAAGCCCTTTTCAAACCCCGGTAGCGCAGTAATGTCTTCACGCTTTTTCAAAATTACCGCTTCTTTGTGGGCTATACTGCGTTCATACTCGATATTTGCGTTGTCTAATAGTGAGCAGTAAGCGTCAAACGAAATTTGCGTCTGATTTACTCGCAACCAGATAGGCGCAATAGAGTTTGTCGCTTCTCTTACTGCGTCAGCGTCTAATTCGTAAGCATTTTCAATTGCTTTAAATAACCATTTGGGGAGCCCGCTTTTGATAATTTCGTTATCAATAGGTTTTTCTGCTAGCGATTCTCGCTGAAAGTTACGTAATACTGCATTGACTAAACCTTTAAGCGCTGCGCTATTAAGATAAGACGCTGCGGCTACGGTTTCACCTACAGCAGCGTGATGGCTTACTCTGGAAAATTGCAGTTGATAGAGGCCGAGTAAAATCAAATGTTCAATGATTTTTTTGTTGCCCTTT
It contains:
- a CDS encoding TrkH family potassium uptake protein; the encoded protein is MHYRAIIRILGLLIALFSVTMIPPAIVSLIYQDGSGLPFTLAFFLCVLGGMALWYPNRQQKNDLRAREGFLIVALFWSVLASVGAIPLILLEQPSMTITDAFFESFSGLTTTGATVIEGIDFLPHSVQFYRQQLQWLGGMGIIVLAVAILPILGVGGMQLYRAETPGPVKDNKMTPRIADTAKHLWYIYLSITIACAVAYWLSGMSVFDAICHSFSTVAIGGFSNHDASLGYFNSPMVNVVCTVFLLIAALNFSLHYAAVSSRSVKGYFKDPEFKAFFIIQATLIGICFLVLTLSGYYTSAEQALDQAMIQAVSISTTAGFATTDFSVWPTFLPIMLIFSSFIGGCASSTGGGLKVVRVCLLFLQGKREVDRLIHPKAVYSVKFGDRAMPDRVVEAVWGFFSAYAVVFVIIMIGLIATGLDNLSAFTATAAMLNNLGPGLGSVASNYADVTDAGKWILVVAMVFGRLEVFSLLVLFSPTFWRS
- the rsmB gene encoding 16S rRNA (cytosine(967)-C(5))-methyltransferase RsmB, which translates into the protein MKPFPLPKQKNLRADCAWVIFQILEHGKSSRECLERVQRRHNARDNAWIQEMSLGVMRKLPLLQHWLRSLLDRPLKGNKKIIEHLILLGLYQLQFSRVSHHAAVGETVAAASYLNSAALKGLVNAVLRNFQRESLAEKPIDNEIIKSGLPKWLFKAIENAYELDADAVREATNSIAPIWLRVNQTQISFDAYCSLLDNANIEYERSIAHKEAVILKKREDITALPGFEKGFFAVQDGAAQLAAHYLEVKEGERVLDCCAAPGGKTGHIAELTPALGYLLALDADASRLERVKENMTRLKHNVDIKQGDAATPADWWDGKLFDKILLDAPCSATGVIRRHPDIRWLRKSTDIDNLARLQRQILDALWGLLKPGGTLLYATCSILPKENRLQIKSFLQDTADAKLVALTKTETNDKPGRQILPGEEQMDGFYYARLIKSH
- the elbB gene encoding isoprenoid biosynthesis glyoxalase ElbB, which codes for MKKVAVILSGSGVFDGAELHEAVFTLLAIELEGATYQCFAPDVNQLHVINHLTGEVAEGEVRNVLVESARIARGEIKPVTECNVDDFDYLILPGGFGAAKNLCTFAVDGDNCAFNQDVLSVCSAFAKAKKPSAYACIAPALAAKVYGNQTKLTVGNDTDTAAGLNALGASHVSCAVDDVVVDNTAKLVTTPAYMLAQNITQAHSSISKMVKTVLAMK
- a CDS encoding complement resistance protein TraT; this translates as MNVRAHHIKAAFLSIALLALSGCAAVHTSIAKKDLDVQTKLSTSIFVDPVPPEKRKIYLEVRSAVMEFDRNAFRTALNSQISSSGNGYTFVDSPDDAQYTMSVFVRNLEKASPSAAENYLASGFQGVTIGSAAAYAGGGGYRQAAAGGIIGGLVSTAANAMVKDVTYLLVADIQIKERAKKGVIVRKDSKINTKISDDGASTQTSSEVSNQKEYRTRVVTTANKANLELEEAQPLMFDKTAYAMASFF
- the trkA gene encoding Trk system potassium transporter TrkA, which translates into the protein MKIIILGAGQVGGTLAENLVGENNEITVIDSDPTILRALQDRLDLQVVTGVGSHPDVLRKAGAEDADMLIAVTNSDESNMLACQVAYSLFKTPTKIARVRSEQYIIYQEQLYKQQDIPVDHIIAPEQLVTKAIKRLIDYPGALQVVEFAEGKASLVAVKAYYGGLLVGHALSALKDHMPNVETRVAAIYRRGRPIRPLGTTVIEADDEVFFIAATKHIRAVMSELQKLESSYKRIMIAGGGLIGAGLAKKLEHDHNVKLIEYSPERAKYLSANLDKTIVFIGDASDPELLSEENIEQVDAFIAVTNDDEANIMSAMLAKRMGAQKAMVLIQRSAYVDLVQGGEIDIAFSPQQATISALLTHVRRGDIVNVYSLRRGAAEAIEAIAHGDENTSKVIGKQIGDIKLPPGTTIGAVVRDDQVIIAHSDTKIEPNDHVILFLVDKKYIGDVEKLFQPSAFFFG